A genome region from Methylobacterium sp. FF17 includes the following:
- a CDS encoding murein hydrolase activator EnvC family protein: protein MNPVRRCRRDGGRGGLVLAVLLTLTGAVRAEAPASPEAVQQALDEKNRRAENLKRIEEALAASTGARAKYEAEIAAIGGDRAKLNTALLDAARQAQATEVRMSRLEERLKTMGASETALRRSLESRRGVIAEILAALQRMGRRPPPAVLVRPEDVLAAIRTSMLLGAVVPELRGEAETLAGDLSELVRLKGLIAADREGLTGDLAGWAREQQRLNALIAARRTRQAEVESGLAAERTRTAELSVQARSLKDLLDRMEGEVASARRAAEEARAAETREARATQERFAAAGARDPARLTPKVRFVETRGDLPRPVSGATLRSFNQPDGNGGTTRGISLATRPKAVVSSPADGWVSFAGQFRSYGRLLIINAGDGYYLLLAGMDQINVEVGQFVLAGEPVAAMGEGGPGPDAAAGDRGDPVLYVEFRKDGGSIDPEPWWAKSPSEKVRG from the coding sequence ATGAATCCGGTCAGGCGATGCAGGCGAGACGGAGGGCGCGGCGGGCTGGTCCTGGCCGTTCTGCTGACCCTGACGGGGGCCGTGCGGGCGGAGGCGCCCGCGAGTCCCGAAGCGGTCCAGCAGGCGCTGGACGAGAAGAACCGCCGCGCCGAAAACCTCAAGCGCATCGAAGAGGCCCTGGCGGCCAGCACCGGCGCGCGCGCGAAGTACGAGGCCGAGATCGCGGCGATCGGCGGCGACCGGGCCAAGCTCAATACCGCGCTCCTTGATGCGGCCCGGCAGGCCCAGGCCACCGAAGTCCGGATGAGCCGGCTGGAGGAGCGCCTCAAGACCATGGGCGCCAGCGAGACGGCCCTGCGCCGGTCGCTGGAATCCCGACGCGGGGTCATCGCCGAGATCCTCGCCGCGCTCCAGCGCATGGGGCGCCGCCCGCCGCCCGCCGTGCTGGTGCGGCCGGAGGATGTGCTCGCGGCGATCCGGACCTCGATGCTGCTCGGGGCGGTGGTGCCCGAACTGCGCGGCGAGGCCGAGACCCTGGCCGGCGACCTGTCCGAGCTCGTCCGCCTGAAGGGGCTCATTGCCGCCGATCGCGAAGGTTTGACCGGCGACCTCGCGGGCTGGGCGCGGGAGCAGCAGCGCCTGAACGCGCTGATCGCCGCGCGCCGGACCCGTCAGGCGGAGGTGGAGAGCGGGCTCGCCGCCGAGCGCACCCGTACGGCCGAACTCTCCGTGCAGGCCCGCAGCCTCAAGGACCTCCTCGACCGGATGGAGGGCGAGGTTGCTTCCGCGCGGCGTGCCGCCGAGGAGGCCCGCGCCGCCGAGACCCGGGAAGCCCGCGCCACGCAGGAGCGCTTCGCGGCGGCCGGGGCCCGCGACCCGGCCCGCCTGACCCCGAAGGTGCGCTTCGTCGAGACCCGTGGCGACCTGCCGCGCCCGGTGAGCGGCGCGACCCTGCGCAGCTTCAACCAGCCCGACGGCAACGGCGGCACCACCCGCGGCATATCGCTCGCGACCCGGCCCAAGGCGGTCGTTTCCTCACCGGCGGACGGCTGGGTGTCCTTCGCCGGGCAGTTCCGCTCCTACGGGCGACTCTTGATCATCAACGCCGGCGATGGCTACTATCTGTTGTTGGCGGGGATGGACCAGATCAACGTCGAGGTCGGCCAGTTCGTGCTCGCGGGCGAGCCGGTGGCGGCGATGGGGGAGGGCGGCCCCGGTCCCGATGCGGCGGCCGGTGATCGCGGCGATCCGGTCCTCTACGTAGAGTTCAGAAAAGACGGCGGCTCCATCGATCCGGAGCCTTGGTGGGCCAAAAGCCCCAGCGAGAAGGTTCGCGGATAA
- the rlmH gene encoding 23S rRNA (pseudouridine(1915)-N(3))-methyltransferase RlmH produces MRLLVAAVGRLKPGPERDLAARYRERAAQVGRGLGFPACDIAEIPESRARRAPDRAAEEGTALLAQFPTGAVLALYDERGRSDLTSEAIAERVAGWRDAGRPALVLAIGGADGLDPTLRARAELSLSFGAATLPHGLVRVLALEQVYRTLTILAGHPYHRGNLDER; encoded by the coding sequence GTGCGCCTCCTCGTGGCGGCGGTCGGCCGCCTGAAGCCCGGTCCGGAGCGGGACCTCGCCGCCCGCTACCGCGAGCGTGCCGCCCAGGTGGGCCGGGGCCTCGGCTTCCCCGCCTGCGACATCGCCGAGATTCCCGAGAGCCGGGCGCGCCGCGCGCCGGACCGCGCCGCCGAGGAGGGGACGGCCCTCCTGGCCCAGTTCCCCACGGGCGCCGTCCTGGCGCTTTACGACGAGCGCGGCCGCTCGGACCTCACCAGCGAGGCCATCGCCGAGCGCGTCGCGGGCTGGCGGGATGCCGGGCGTCCCGCCCTCGTCCTCGCCATCGGCGGGGCCGACGGGCTCGACCCGACCCTGCGGGCACGGGCCGAACTGAGTCTCTCCTTCGGTGCCGCTACCTTGCCGCACGGGCTTGTGCGCGTGCTCGCCCTGGAGCAGGTGTATCGCACGCTGACGATCCTCGCCGGCCACCCGTATCACCGCGGAAACCTCGACGAGCGATGA
- the rsfS gene encoding ribosome silencing factor — MTMAIAGTQTLNDAVQTGAPGSDELTNRKIDDLRSLALDCLEDMKAEETIEINLTGRTSLADTMIITSGRSQRHVGAIADRVLQEMKSKGLGTARVEGMPACDWVLIDAGDIIVHIFRPEVRGFYNLEKMWGADRPAAVAE; from the coding sequence ATGACGATGGCGATTGCAGGAACCCAGACGCTGAACGACGCGGTCCAGACCGGAGCCCCGGGCTCCGACGAACTCACGAACCGGAAGATCGACGATCTCCGGAGCCTCGCCCTCGACTGCCTCGAGGACATGAAGGCCGAAGAGACGATCGAGATCAATCTCACGGGCCGGACCTCCCTGGCCGACACGATGATCATCACCTCCGGTCGCTCGCAGCGCCATGTCGGCGCGATCGCGGATCGCGTCCTTCAGGAGATGAAGTCGAAGGGGCTCGGCACGGCCCGGGTCGAGGGCATGCCGGCCTGCGACTGGGTGCTGATCGATGCCGGCGACATCATCGTGCACATCTTCCGGCCGGAGGTGCGCGGCTTCTACAATCTTGAGAAGATGTGGGGGGCCGACCGCCCCGCCGCCGTGGCCGAGTGA
- a CDS encoding nicotinate-nucleotide adenylyltransferase encodes MRLDAPGPVHLPPVAPGLRIGLYGGSFNPAHLGHRHVSLVALKRLRLDRIWWMVTPGNPLKDRGELAAIEARVARASRVADHPRISVTDFESRIGARYTQQSLRFLVRRNPAVRFVWIMGADSLATFHRWRGFSEIAALMPIAIIDRPGFTLTAPAARAARRLAPWRIPETDAGSLASRAAPAWVFLHGPRSTLSSTALRAGHDGVA; translated from the coding sequence ATGCGCCTTGACGCGCCGGGGCCGGTGCACCTGCCCCCCGTCGCGCCGGGCCTGCGCATCGGCCTCTATGGCGGCTCGTTCAACCCGGCCCATCTCGGCCACCGGCATGTCAGCCTCGTCGCCCTCAAGCGGCTCCGGCTCGACCGGATCTGGTGGATGGTCACGCCGGGCAATCCCCTGAAGGACCGGGGCGAACTCGCCGCCATCGAGGCCCGCGTCGCGCGGGCGAGCCGCGTCGCCGATCACCCGCGCATCAGCGTGACGGATTTCGAATCGCGGATCGGCGCGCGCTACACGCAGCAGAGCCTGCGCTTCCTCGTCCGGCGCAACCCGGCCGTGCGCTTCGTCTGGATCATGGGTGCCGACAGCCTCGCGACATTTCACCGCTGGCGCGGATTTTCCGAGATCGCCGCCCTGATGCCGATCGCCATCATCGACCGTCCCGGATTCACGCTGACCGCGCCCGCCGCCCGGGCCGCCCGCAGGCTGGCGCCCTGGCGCATTCCGGAAACGGACGCGGGCAGCCTCGCGAGCCGGGCCGCTCCGGCCTGGGTCTTCCTGCACGGCCCCCGTTCGACTCTCTCCTCCACCGCCCTGCGCGCCGGACACGACGGTGTCGCGTAG
- a CDS encoding glutamate-5-semialdehyde dehydrogenase — MPVLNLRTDLAPPGDLSAEMNALGRRARAAARKIALAPAQTKDTALRLISERLRAERDTILAENARDVEAAQAAGQTQALIDRLTLDAGRLDAIADAVAKIGALPDPVGRQLAAFERPNGLLIERIAVPLGVIGVIFESRPNVTADAGALCLKAGNAAILRAGSDSHRSAMAIARAMRAGLEAAGLPADAIQIVPTRDRAAVGAMLSGLDGGIDVIVPRGGRGLVERVQVEARVPVFAHLDGICHVYVAAAADLDMALKVVLNSKMRRTGICGAAETLLVDRACAGTHLAPLVRALLDFGCAVRGDADTQAVDGRVTAATEADWRTEYLDAIIAVRVVDGLDAAIEHIETNGSHHTDAIITEDEDAAVRFLAEVDSAIVTHNASTQFADGGEFGFGAEIGIATGRMHARGPVGVEQLTTFKYRVHGNGQTRP; from the coding sequence GTGCCCGTTCTGAACCTGCGAACCGATCTTGCGCCCCCCGGTGACCTCTCCGCCGAGATGAACGCCCTCGGCCGGCGCGCCCGCGCCGCCGCCCGCAAGATCGCCCTCGCCCCAGCCCAGACCAAGGACACGGCGCTCCGCCTGATCTCCGAGCGCCTGCGCGCCGAGCGGGACACGATCCTCGCCGAGAACGCCCGCGACGTGGAGGCGGCCCAGGCCGCCGGCCAGACGCAGGCGCTCATCGACCGGCTCACCCTCGACGCGGGCCGCCTCGACGCCATCGCGGACGCGGTGGCCAAGATCGGCGCGCTGCCCGATCCCGTCGGGCGCCAGCTCGCGGCCTTCGAGCGCCCCAACGGCCTGCTCATCGAGCGCATCGCCGTGCCCCTCGGCGTCATCGGCGTCATCTTCGAGAGCCGGCCCAACGTCACGGCGGATGCCGGCGCCCTCTGCCTGAAGGCCGGCAACGCCGCGATCCTGCGGGCGGGCTCCGACAGCCACCGCTCCGCCATGGCCATCGCCCGCGCCATGCGGGCGGGGCTCGAGGCGGCGGGCCTGCCCGCCGACGCCATCCAGATCGTGCCGACCCGCGACCGCGCGGCGGTGGGCGCCATGCTGTCGGGTCTCGACGGCGGCATCGACGTCATCGTGCCGCGTGGCGGGCGCGGCCTCGTGGAGCGGGTGCAGGTGGAGGCCCGCGTGCCGGTCTTCGCCCATCTCGACGGCATCTGCCACGTGTACGTGGCGGCGGCCGCCGACCTCGATATGGCCCTCAAGGTGGTGCTCAACAGCAAGATGCGCCGCACCGGCATCTGCGGCGCCGCCGAGACGCTGCTGGTCGACCGCGCCTGCGCGGGCACCCACCTCGCCCCCCTGGTCAGGGCCCTGCTCGATTTCGGCTGCGCCGTACGCGGCGACGCGGACACGCAGGCCGTCGATGGCCGGGTGACGGCCGCCACGGAGGCCGACTGGCGCACCGAATACCTCGACGCCATCATCGCGGTGCGGGTGGTCGACGGCCTCGACGCGGCGATCGAGCACATCGAGACGAACGGCTCGCACCACACCGACGCGATCATCACCGAGGATGAGGACGCGGCCGTGCGCTTCCTGGCGGAGGTCGATTCCGCCATCGTCACGCACAACGCCTCGACCCAGTTCGCCGATGGCGGCGAGTTCGGCTTCGGCGCCGAGATCGGCATCGCCACCGGCCGCATGCATGCGCGCGGGCCGGTGGGCGTCGAGCAGCTCACGACCTTCAAGTACCGCGTCCATGGGAACGGGCAGACGCGTCCTTGA
- the proB gene encoding glutamate 5-kinase: MTSDVQIPNLQDFRRIVIKVGSALLVDRARGRLRHAWLSALAEDIADLHAGGTDVLVVSSGAIALGRTVLGYPPGTLRLEESQAAAAVGQIALARHWSEALGHHGIAAGQILVTPQDTEERRRYLNARATVLKLLEVRAVPVVNENDTVATSEIRYGDNDRLAARVATMIGADVLVLFSDIDGLYTAPPHTDPTARHLPLIERITPEIEAMAGGPASELSRGGMRTKVEAAKIAASGGTHMVIADGREKNPLRTILKGGRCSWFLSGSNPVTARKSWIAGSLEPRGILTVDAGAARALQGGASLLPVGVTKVQGGFGRGDAVVIRDEAGRTLGRGLVAYDSDQALRIIGRPSREIADLLTHPGRAEMVHRDDLAMVGE, encoded by the coding sequence ATGACCTCCGACGTCCAGATCCCCAACCTCCAAGATTTCCGCCGCATCGTCATCAAGGTCGGCTCGGCCCTCCTCGTGGACCGGGCGCGCGGGCGCCTGCGTCATGCCTGGCTGAGTGCGCTCGCCGAGGACATCGCCGACCTGCATGCGGGCGGGACCGACGTGCTCGTGGTCTCGTCGGGCGCCATCGCGCTCGGGCGCACGGTGCTCGGCTACCCGCCCGGCACCCTGCGCCTGGAAGAGAGCCAGGCGGCGGCGGCCGTGGGGCAGATCGCGCTTGCCCGGCACTGGTCGGAGGCGCTCGGCCATCACGGCATCGCGGCCGGGCAGATCCTGGTGACGCCGCAGGACACCGAGGAGCGCCGACGCTATCTCAACGCCCGCGCCACGGTGCTGAAGCTCCTCGAGGTGCGGGCCGTGCCGGTCGTCAACGAGAACGACACGGTGGCGACCTCGGAGATCCGCTACGGCGACAACGACCGCCTCGCCGCCCGCGTCGCCACGATGATCGGCGCGGACGTGCTGGTGCTGTTCTCCGACATCGACGGGCTCTACACCGCGCCGCCGCACACCGATCCGACGGCCCGCCACCTGCCCCTGATCGAGCGGATCACGCCCGAGATCGAGGCCATGGCCGGCGGCCCGGCCTCCGAGCTCTCACGCGGCGGGATGCGCACCAAGGTCGAGGCGGCCAAGATCGCCGCGAGTGGCGGCACCCACATGGTCATTGCCGACGGGCGCGAGAAGAACCCGCTGCGCACCATCCTGAAGGGCGGGCGCTGCAGCTGGTTCCTGTCCGGATCCAACCCGGTCACCGCCCGCAAGAGCTGGATCGCGGGTTCGCTCGAACCGCGCGGCATCCTCACCGTCGATGCGGGGGCGGCCCGCGCGCTCCAGGGTGGGGCGAGCCTGCTGCCGGTGGGCGTCACCAAGGTCCAGGGCGGGTTTGGGCGCGGCGACGCCGTCGTCATCCGGGACGAGGCCGGCCGCACGCTCGGGCGGGGGCTCGTCGCCTATGACAGTGATCAGGCTTTGCGCATCATCGGCCGGCCGAGTCGCGAAATCGCGGATCTTCTCACCCATCCCGGCCGCGCCGAGATGGTGCATCGCGATGACCTCGCGATGGTGGGGGAATAG
- the obgE gene encoding GTPase ObgE, which produces MKFLDEAKVYVRSGDGGAGCVAFRREKFIEFGGPNGGDGGRGGDVWVECVDGLNTLIDYRYQQHFKAKKGEHGMGSNRHGANGADVVLKVPAGTEILAEDGETLIADMTHVGQRVRLAKGGNGGFGNAYFTTSTNRAPKHANPGLEGHEQWIWLRLKLIADAGLVGLPNAGKSTFLATVTAAKPKIADYPFTTLHPGLGVVRSDEREFVLADIPGLIEGAHDGVGLGDRFLAHVERCRVLLHLVEATNEHAGQTYKLVRRELEAYGNGLDEKPEIVALSKADVVDPDTLKEQVARLKRASKKKPLILSSATGLGVQDALRALAHEMDAARLAEAEAKPAEAWQP; this is translated from the coding sequence GTGAAATTCCTCGACGAAGCCAAGGTCTATGTCCGCTCCGGCGACGGTGGCGCCGGATGCGTGGCCTTCCGCCGTGAAAAGTTCATCGAGTTCGGTGGCCCCAACGGCGGCGATGGCGGCCGGGGCGGTGACGTCTGGGTGGAATGCGTCGACGGCCTCAATACGCTGATCGACTACCGCTACCAGCAGCACTTCAAGGCCAAGAAGGGCGAGCACGGCATGGGCTCGAACCGGCACGGGGCCAACGGCGCCGACGTGGTGCTGAAGGTGCCGGCCGGGACCGAGATCCTGGCCGAGGACGGCGAGACCCTGATCGCCGACATGACCCATGTCGGACAGCGCGTGCGCCTCGCCAAGGGCGGTAATGGCGGCTTCGGCAACGCCTACTTCACCACCTCGACCAACCGGGCCCCGAAGCACGCCAATCCGGGCCTCGAAGGCCATGAGCAGTGGATCTGGCTGCGCCTCAAGCTCATCGCCGATGCGGGCCTCGTCGGACTGCCGAACGCCGGCAAGTCGACCTTCCTCGCCACCGTGACGGCGGCCAAGCCCAAGATCGCCGATTACCCCTTCACCACCCTGCACCCGGGGCTGGGCGTCGTGCGCTCGGACGAGCGCGAGTTCGTGCTGGCCGACATTCCGGGGCTCATCGAGGGCGCCCATGACGGCGTCGGTCTCGGCGACAGGTTCCTGGCCCATGTGGAGCGCTGCCGCGTCCTGCTCCACCTCGTGGAGGCCACGAACGAGCATGCGGGCCAGACCTACAAGCTCGTCCGTCGCGAACTCGAGGCCTACGGCAACGGCCTCGACGAGAAGCCCGAGATCGTGGCCCTGTCGAAGGCGGACGTGGTCGATCCGGATACCCTGAAGGAGCAGGTCGCCCGCCTGAAGCGCGCCTCGAAGAAGAAGCCGCTGATCCTCTCCTCGGCCACCGGCCTCGGGGTACAGGACGCCCTGCGGGCACTCGCGCACGAGATGGATGCGGCGAGGCTCGCCGAGGCCGAGGCGAAGCCGGCCGAGGCGTGGCAGCCCTGA
- the rpmA gene encoding 50S ribosomal protein L27 yields MAHKKAGGSSRNGRDSAGQRLGVKKFGSEAVIPGNIIVRQRGTKWHPGTNVGIGTDHTLFAKAAGRVLFETKRGRAFVTVVPVQEAAE; encoded by the coding sequence ATGGCCCATAAAAAAGCAGGCGGCTCGTCCCGCAACGGCCGCGATTCCGCCGGCCAGCGCCTCGGCGTGAAGAAGTTCGGTTCGGAAGCCGTCATTCCGGGCAACATCATCGTGCGCCAGCGCGGCACCAAGTGGCACCCCGGCACCAATGTCGGCATCGGCACGGACCACACCCTGTTTGCCAAGGCCGCCGGCCGCGTGCTCTTCGAGACGAAGCGCGGCCGCGCCTTCGTCACCGTCGTGCCGGTCCAGGAAGCCGCCGAGTAA
- the rplU gene encoding 50S ribosomal protein L21: MFAVIKTGGKQYRVAANDTITIATLEGEAGSAVTFGDVLLFTNGEGATQVGAPLLSGISVTGEIVSHGRDAKVIAFKKRRRQNSRRKRGHRQHHTVVRITGISA, translated from the coding sequence ATGTTCGCAGTCATCAAGACGGGCGGCAAGCAGTATCGCGTTGCCGCCAACGACACCATCACGATCGCCACCCTCGAGGGCGAGGCCGGTTCGGCCGTCACCTTCGGTGACGTGCTCCTGTTCACGAACGGCGAAGGCGCCACCCAGGTCGGCGCGCCGCTGCTCTCGGGCATCAGCGTCACCGGCGAGATCGTCAGCCACGGCCGCGACGCGAAGGTCATCGCCTTCAAGAAGCGCCGCCGTCAGAACTCCCGCCGCAAGCGGGGCCACCGCCAGCACCACACGGTGGTCCGCATCACCGGCATCAGCGCCTGA
- a CDS encoding helix-turn-helix domain-containing protein, whose product MTRFAELAVEALELRLPEVSTKAVRARLNLSQSEFALRFGFELDTVQNWDQGRNQPDGAAKILLAIIDRDPAIVDAVLSGQRSPGQTS is encoded by the coding sequence GTGACCCGGTTCGCCGAACTTGCCGTTGAGGCGCTGGAACTGCGTCTGCCGGAGGTCAGCACGAAGGCGGTCCGGGCGCGGCTGAACCTGTCTCAGAGCGAATTCGCCCTGCGGTTCGGCTTCGAACTCGATACCGTCCAGAACTGGGATCAGGGCCGCAACCAGCCCGATGGGGCAGCCAAGATCCTGCTGGCGATCATCGACCGCGATCCGGCCATCGTCGACGCCGTTCTTTCCGGCCAGAGATCGCCTGGCCAGACATCCTGA
- a CDS encoding DUF853 domain-containing protein yields the protein MRDDGTILVGKAPLRDGTLKPEGLTLRLANRHGLVAGATGTGKTVTLQVMAEGFSNAGVPVFAADIKGDLSGLAAAGESKPVFVERAEELGIPYEPDRFPTVFWDLFGDQGHPIRCTVIEMGPLLLARLLELNDTQEGVLNIAFRVADDNQWPVLDLKDLRALLLYLTENLKAVSGQYGNVSAASVGAIQRQLLMLENQGADRFFGEPALDLNDFMRVDREGRGIVNILAADKLMQRPRLYASFLLWMLSELFEQLPEVGDLDKPKLVFFFDEAHLLFDDAPKALLEAVEQVVRLIRSKGVGVYFVTQNPLDVPESVLGQLGNRVQHALRAFTPRDQRAVKAAAETFRQNPGFDVAEAITELGVGEALVSFLEAKGTPSVVERVLIAPPQGRVGPITPAERAALIAQSPVRGKYDQSVDNESAYEMLAARKGLKAAGPEGAEGGLGGMLGGWLGGVLGTKPAGKGGRRPAPGLAEQVLGNAARSMARKVGTEVGNAILRNVLGGLTKR from the coding sequence ATGCGGGACGACGGCACGATCCTGGTCGGCAAGGCTCCGCTCCGAGACGGAACCCTCAAGCCCGAGGGCCTGACCCTCCGGCTCGCCAACCGCCACGGGCTCGTGGCGGGTGCCACCGGCACCGGCAAGACGGTGACCCTGCAGGTGATGGCGGAGGGCTTCTCCAATGCCGGGGTGCCGGTCTTCGCCGCCGACATCAAGGGCGACCTCTCAGGCCTGGCGGCGGCGGGCGAATCGAAGCCGGTCTTCGTCGAGCGCGCCGAGGAGCTGGGCATCCCCTACGAGCCCGACCGCTTCCCCACGGTGTTCTGGGATCTCTTCGGCGACCAGGGCCACCCGATCCGCTGCACGGTCATCGAGATGGGGCCGCTGCTGCTCGCGCGCCTGCTCGAGCTCAACGACACCCAGGAGGGCGTGCTCAACATCGCCTTCCGGGTCGCGGACGACAACCAATGGCCGGTCCTCGACCTCAAGGATCTGCGCGCATTGCTCCTCTACCTGACCGAGAACCTGAAGGCGGTCTCGGGCCAGTACGGCAACGTCTCGGCGGCCTCCGTCGGTGCGATCCAGCGCCAGCTCCTGATGCTGGAGAACCAGGGCGCGGACCGGTTCTTCGGCGAACCGGCGCTGGACCTCAACGACTTCATGCGGGTCGACCGCGAGGGCCGGGGCATCGTCAACATCCTGGCCGCCGACAAGCTGATGCAGCGGCCCCGGCTCTACGCCTCGTTCCTGCTCTGGATGCTCTCGGAACTGTTCGAGCAGCTGCCCGAGGTCGGCGACCTCGACAAGCCCAAGCTGGTGTTCTTCTTCGACGAGGCGCACCTGCTGTTCGACGATGCGCCGAAGGCCCTCCTGGAGGCGGTGGAGCAGGTGGTGCGCCTGATCCGCTCGAAGGGCGTCGGCGTCTACTTCGTGACGCAGAACCCCCTCGACGTGCCGGAATCGGTGCTGGGCCAGCTCGGCAACCGAGTGCAGCATGCCCTGCGCGCCTTCACCCCCCGCGACCAGCGCGCCGTGAAGGCCGCCGCCGAGACGTTTCGTCAGAATCCCGGCTTCGACGTCGCCGAGGCGATCACCGAACTCGGGGTCGGCGAGGCCCTGGTCAGCTTCCTGGAGGCCAAGGGCACCCCGTCGGTTGTGGAGCGCGTCCTGATCGCCCCGCCGCAGGGACGCGTCGGCCCGATCACCCCGGCCGAGCGCGCCGCGCTGATCGCCCAGAGCCCGGTGCGCGGCAAGTACGACCAATCCGTCGACAACGAGAGCGCCTACGAGATGCTGGCGGCCCGCAAGGGGCTCAAGGCAGCGGGACCCGAGGGTGCCGAGGGCGGCCTGGGCGGGATGCTCGGCGGCTGGCTCGGCGGGGTCCTCGGCACCAAGCCCGCCGGCAAGGGCGGCCGCCGGCCGGCCCCGGGCCTCGCCGAGCAGGTGCTCGGCAACGCCGCCCGCTCGATGGCGCGCAAGGTCGGGACCGAAGTGGGCAACGCGATCCTGCGCAACGTGCTGGGTGGGCTGACCAAGCGGTAG
- a CDS encoding DUF2267 domain-containing protein, translating to MEELIARVTTRTGLDAATAQTAIGHILAFLQKEGPATEVSQLLAALPGSETAIAESNAGEGGGGLMGMLGGMMGGGVMALGQKLMGAGVPMGQMQPLGQELFAYGREKAGEDVMGPIVGSIPGLNQFV from the coding sequence ATGGAAGAGTTGATCGCCCGCGTCACGACCCGGACCGGCCTCGATGCCGCGACGGCCCAGACCGCCATCGGCCACATCCTGGCCTTCCTCCAGAAGGAGGGACCGGCCACCGAGGTCAGCCAGCTGCTCGCCGCCCTGCCGGGCTCCGAGACGGCGATCGCCGAGTCCAATGCCGGCGAGGGCGGCGGCGGCCTGATGGGCATGCTCGGCGGCATGATGGGCGGCGGCGTCATGGCGCTCGGCCAGAAGCTGATGGGCGCCGGCGTGCCGATGGGCCAGATGCAGCCGCTCGGCCAGGAACTCTTCGCCTATGGCCGCGAGAAGGCCGGCGAGGACGTGATGGGCCCGATCGTCGGTTCGATCCCCGGCCTGAATCAGTTCGTCTGA
- a CDS encoding GNAT family N-acetyltransferase, whose translation MVPNFARDASTAWLNGWEAHVNAPFARLKQKTAGAGFAGLPGFNPRGLLLPPGAAPIRFKPRLKKPLAAPGLAPSLGRIGALEVRLATSVAEIRRAQRLRYRVFYEEMSAVPSGLAMLSRRDVDDYDAVCDHLLVIDHAAVDAKSFPGRPARPKVVGTYRLLRQEAADRNFGFYTAGEYDIAPLIAANPGARLLELGRSCVLKPYRTKRTVELLWAGIWAYVQHHRIDAMLGCASLEGTDPERLAVPLSFLHHHARASEGWCARALPERYVAMDRLAREAVDPKAALQALPPLIKGYLRVGATFGDGAVVDRQFGTTDVFVVLPVPAIAARYRDHFGPAANRQAA comes from the coding sequence ATGGTCCCGAACTTCGCGCGTGATGCCTCGACGGCGTGGCTGAATGGCTGGGAGGCGCACGTGAACGCGCCCTTCGCCCGGCTGAAGCAGAAGACCGCCGGCGCGGGGTTCGCCGGACTGCCGGGCTTCAACCCGCGCGGCCTGTTGCTGCCGCCCGGCGCCGCGCCGATCCGGTTCAAGCCCCGGCTGAAGAAGCCGCTCGCCGCGCCCGGCCTCGCCCCGAGCCTCGGCCGGATCGGAGCACTGGAGGTCCGGCTCGCCACCTCGGTCGCCGAGATCCGCCGGGCGCAGCGCCTGCGCTACCGGGTGTTCTACGAGGAGATGTCGGCGGTCCCGAGCGGTCTGGCGATGCTGTCGCGCCGGGATGTCGACGATTACGATGCGGTCTGCGACCACCTCCTCGTCATCGACCACGCCGCCGTCGACGCCAAGAGCTTCCCGGGTCGGCCCGCCCGCCCGAAGGTGGTGGGCACCTACCGCCTGCTGCGCCAGGAAGCGGCGGACCGGAACTTCGGGTTCTACACGGCGGGCGAGTACGACATCGCCCCGCTGATCGCCGCCAATCCCGGCGCGCGGCTGCTCGAACTCGGGCGCTCCTGCGTGCTCAAGCCCTACCGGACCAAGCGGACGGTGGAACTGCTCTGGGCCGGCATCTGGGCCTATGTCCAGCATCACCGCATCGACGCCATGCTGGGCTGCGCCAGCCTGGAGGGGACCGACCCGGAGCGCCTCGCCGTTCCCTTGAGCTTCCTGCACCACCACGCCCGCGCCTCGGAGGGCTGGTGCGCCCGCGCCCTGCCCGAACGCTACGTCGCCATGGACCGCCTCGCCCGCGAGGCCGTGGACCCGAAGGCGGCGCTGCAGGCCCTGCCGCCGCTGATCAAGGGCTATCTCCGGGTCGGCGCCACCTTCGGCGACGGGGCCGTGGTGGACCGCCAGTTCGGCACCACCGACGTCTTCGTGGTGCTGCCGGTCCCGGCCATCGCGGCGCGCTACCGCGACCATTTCGGGCCGGCGGCGAACCGGCAAGCGGCCTGA